Proteins from one Primulina huaijiensis isolate GDHJ02 chromosome 18, ASM1229523v2, whole genome shotgun sequence genomic window:
- the LOC140964264 gene encoding transcriptional corepressor SEUSS-like: protein MVPQGPPSPLGGAQQVQHSLLRSSSGFLGGQGGGMPSQNAFASLVSPRNHFNSMNMLGNVPNVSALLHQSFGNGIPTSGLSGPVSSQREIMESGAESDPLSSVGDGMGFNPPSSSFASSSITTNPNSSGQVHGQQQFPNSSSSQMLTDQQQPQQLKSQNFQQNQQQLQQFFVPSNPQQQTQMQQQQFQAMRAPGIGPVKLEPQMTIDQAPQQPQPLENFGSVKLEPQLQNIRSLAPVKMEPQQLDPSLFLQQQKQLLLSRQSSQAEAAAAAQMLQQQRIMHQLQQQQLLKAMPQQRSPLQAQFQPQNLPLRSPIKPFYEPGTCARRLTHYMYQQQHRPEDNNIEFWRKFVTEYFAPNAKKKWCVSMYGSGRQTTGVFPQDVWHCEICNRKPVRGFEATAEVLPRLFKIKYESGTLEELLYVDMPREYRNSSGQIVLDYAKAIQESVFEQLRVVRDGQLRIVFSSDLKICSWEFCARRHEELIPRRLLIPQVSQLGAAAQKYQAAAQNTSSNCSVSEQQNNCNMLVASARQIAKALEVPLVNDLGYTKRYVRCLQISEVVNSMKDLIDYSRETGTGPMESLAKFPRRTNPSPGFQGQPQQQEGQLQPQQQTATAASNGVPSVINPLNSGPVTSSANTVVGLLHQNSMNSRQQSPIPSANSLYGGNSIQMPSPGSTSNISLPQLTPSFQSSTASSSNNPRQTSQASLSGTHVNSINSSNIPMQQPAVSSNADANESQSSVQKIINDMRMSSQIGGDSIMGMGEMGGDVKNVNGMLNTNNSGLNGSNFLVGNGVANRHPNVGVLGFGNISNGLGQSAMANGIRAAVGMTRQQSRSQHHQQDLGNQLLGGLGTANGFNNLQFD from the exons atggtGCCACAAGGGCCTCCGTCTCCACTTGGTGGGGCCCAGCAAGTTCAGCATTCATTATTGAGATCGAGTTCTGGATTTTTGGGTGGTCAAGGGGGTGGAATGCCTTCACAGAATGCATTTGCATCTTTGGTGTCACCCCGCAATCATTTCAATAGCATGAACATGCTAGGGAATGTTCCCAATGTTTCAGCTTTGCTCCACCAGTCATTTGGAAACGGAATTCCAACTTCTGGGCTTTCGGGTCCCGTGAGCTCCCAGCGGGAGATTATGGAGAGTGGGGCGGAATCAGATCCGCTTTCTAGTGTTGGAGATGGGATGGGTTTTAATCCGCCGTCCTCATCTTTTGCATCTTCCTCCATCACAACCAACCCAAACTCATCCGGTCAAGTTCATGGGCAACAGCAATTTCCCAACTCTTCTAGCAGTCAGATGTTGACAGACCAGCAACAACCTCAACAGCTTAAatctcagaattttcaacagAATCAACAGCAGTTGCAGCAGTTTTTTGTCCCCAGCAACCCTCAACAGCAGACACAAATGCAGCAACAGCAATTTCAAGCAATGCGAGCTCCAGGTATTGGGCCTGTTAAGCTGGAGCCGCAGATGACTATTGACCAAGCACCGCAGCAGCCTCAACCTTTAGAGAATTTTGGTTCGGTAAAATTGGAGCCACAACTGCAAAATATAAGAAGCTTGGCTCCAGTCAAAATGGAACCCCAGCAGTTAGACCCATCTTTGTTTTTACAGCAGCAGAAGCAGCTCCTTCTGTCAAGGCAGTCCTCTCAGGCTGAGGCAGCGGCAGCGGCTCAGATGTTGCAACAACAGAGGATTATGCATCAACTTCAACAACAGCAACTATTGAAGGCTATGCCTCAACAAAGATCCCCACTTCAAGCGCAGTTTCAACCTCAGAATTTACCTCTTAGGTCTCCTATTAAACCCTTTTATGAGCCAGGAACATGTGCCCGAAGGCTGACACACTATATGTATCAGCAACAACACAGACCTGAA GACAACAATATAGAATTTTGGAGGAAATTTGTTACTGAATATTTTGCACCAAATGCCAAGAAAAAATGGTGTGTTTCAATGTATGGAAGTGGTCGCCAGACAACTGGAGTTTTCCCTCAG GATGTTTGGCACTGTGAAATTTGCAACCGCAAGCCTGTGCGTGGATTTG AGGCAACTGCTGAAGTTTTGCCTAGGctgttcaaaataaaatatgaaagcGGTACCTTAGAAGAACTACTCTATGTTGATATGCCTCGAGAATATCGGAATTCATCTGGGCAAATTGTTCTGGACTATGCAAAAGCAATACAAGAGAGTGTCTTTGAGCAACTCCGTGTTGTTCGTGATGGCCAGCTTCGAATAGTGTTCTCCTCTGACCTCAAG ATATGCTCCTGGGAATTCTGTGCTCGGCGCCATGAAGAGCTAATTCCTAGAAGATTGCTGATTCCTCAG GTTAGCCAACTTGGTGCTGCTGCCCAAAAATACCAGGCTGCTGCCCAGAATACATCATCCAATTGCTCTGTTTCTGAGCAACAAAATAACTGCAACAT gctTGTTGCTTCAGCTCGTCAGATTGCAAAGGCCTTGGAAGTTCCACTGGTAAATGATTTGGGATATACAAAAAGATACGTGCGATGCTTACAG ATATCAGAAGTGGTGAATAGTATGAAAGATCTGATTGACTATAGTCGTGAAACTGGGACTGGTCCAATGG aGAGTTTGGCTAAGTTTCCTCGGAGGACAAATCCTTCGCCTGGGTTTCAAGGTCAGCCTCAACAACAAGAGGGTCAGCTACAGCCGCAGCAACAGACAGCAACCGCTGCAAGCAATGGGGTACCAAGTGTTATTAACCCCCTGAATTCTGGGCCAGTAACGTCCTCTGCTAATACCGTTGTTGGACTTCTTCATCAAAACTCAATGAACTCTAGACAACAAAGCCCCATACCTAGTGCAAACAGCCTCTATGGAGGTAATAGCATCCAGATGCCATCTCCGGGTTCTACAAGCAACATCTCACTGCCGCAGCTCACTCCTTCCTTCCAATCTTCCACAGCATCCTCATCAAACAATCCTCGGCAAACTTCACAAGCTAGTCTATCAGGCACTCATGTGAACTCAATCAATTCATCAAATATTCCAATGCAGCAACCGGCTGTTTCTAGTAATGCAGATGCTAATGAATCGCAAAGCTCAGTCCAGAAAATTATAAACGACATGAGGATGTCCTCTCAGATTGGTGGGGATAGTATAATGGGCATGGGGGAAATGGGTGGTGATGTTAAAAATGTTAATGGAATGTTAAATACCAACAACTCTGGTCTGAATGGCAGCAACTTTTTGGTGGGAAATGGAGTGGCCAACCGTCACCCAAATGTAGGTGTTTTAGGATTTGGAAACATCAGCAACGGACTTGGCCAATCTGCCATGGCCAATGGAATTCGAGCAGCGGTGGGGATGACTCGTCAACAGAGCAGGAGTCAGCATCATCAACAAGATTTGGGTAACCAACTGCTTGGTGGTCTTGGGACCGCTAATGGTTTTAATAACCTTCAATTTGATTAG